From the Streptomyces nigrescens genome, one window contains:
- the groL gene encoding chaperonin GroEL (60 kDa chaperone family; promotes refolding of misfolded polypeptides especially under stressful conditions; forms two stacked rings of heptamers to form a barrel-shaped 14mer; ends can be capped by GroES; misfolded proteins enter the barrel where they are refolded when GroES binds) yields MAKIIAFDEEARRGLERGMNQLADAVKVTLGPKGRNVVLEKKWGAPTITNDGVSIAKEIELEDPYEKIGAELVKEVAKKTDDVAGDGTTTATVLAQALVREGLRNVAAGANPMALKRGIERAVEAVSAALLEQAKDVETKEQIASTASISAADTQIGELIAEAMDKVGKEGVITVEESQTFGLELELTEGMRFDKGYISAYFATDMERMEASLDDPYILIVNSKIGSVKDLLPLLEKVMQSGKPLLIIAEDVEGEALSTLVVNKIRGTFKSVAVKAPGFGDRRKAMLGDIAILTGGTVISEEVGLKLENAGLELLGRARKVVITKDETTIVDGAGDSEQVQGRVNQIRAEIENSDSDYDREKLQERLAKLAGGVAVIKAGAATEVELKERKHRIEDAVRNAKAAVEEGIVAGGGVALLQASSVFEKLDLDGDEATGANAVKLALEAPLKQISVNGGLEGGVVVEKVRNLAVGHGLNAATGEYVDMIAEGIIDPAKVTRSALQNAASIAALFLTTEAVIADKPEKAAPAGAPGGMPGGDMDF; encoded by the coding sequence ATGGCCAAGATCATCGCGTTCGACGAGGAGGCACGGCGCGGTCTCGAGCGCGGGATGAACCAGCTCGCCGACGCCGTCAAGGTCACCCTCGGCCCCAAGGGCCGCAACGTCGTCCTCGAGAAGAAGTGGGGCGCCCCCACGATCACCAACGATGGTGTGTCCATCGCCAAGGAGATCGAGCTCGAGGACCCGTACGAGAAGATCGGCGCCGAGCTGGTCAAGGAGGTCGCGAAGAAGACGGACGACGTCGCCGGTGACGGCACGACGACCGCGACCGTCCTGGCCCAGGCCCTGGTCCGCGAGGGCCTGCGCAACGTCGCCGCCGGCGCCAACCCGATGGCCCTCAAGCGCGGTATCGAGCGTGCCGTCGAGGCCGTCTCCGCCGCCCTGCTGGAGCAGGCCAAGGACGTGGAGACCAAGGAGCAGATCGCTTCGACCGCCTCCATCTCCGCCGCTGACACCCAGATCGGCGAGCTGATCGCCGAGGCCATGGACAAGGTCGGCAAGGAAGGCGTCATCACCGTCGAGGAGTCCCAGACCTTCGGTCTGGAGCTGGAACTCACCGAGGGTATGCGCTTCGACAAGGGCTACATCTCGGCGTACTTCGCCACCGACATGGAGCGTATGGAGGCGTCGCTCGACGACCCGTACATCCTCATCGTCAACTCCAAGATCGGCAGCGTGAAGGACCTGCTGCCGCTCCTGGAGAAGGTCATGCAGTCCGGCAAGCCGCTGCTGATCATCGCCGAGGACGTCGAGGGCGAGGCCCTGTCGACCCTGGTCGTCAACAAGATCCGTGGCACCTTCAAGTCCGTTGCCGTCAAGGCCCCGGGCTTCGGTGACCGCCGCAAGGCCATGCTCGGCGACATCGCCATCCTCACCGGTGGCACCGTCATCTCCGAGGAGGTCGGCCTCAAGCTGGAGAACGCCGGTCTCGAACTGCTCGGCCGCGCCCGCAAGGTCGTCATCACCAAGGACGAGACCACCATCGTCGACGGTGCCGGCGACAGCGAGCAGGTCCAGGGCCGCGTCAACCAGATCCGTGCCGAGATCGAGAACAGCGACTCGGACTACGACCGCGAGAAGCTCCAGGAGCGTCTGGCGAAGCTGGCCGGCGGCGTGGCCGTCATCAAGGCCGGTGCCGCCACCGAGGTCGAGCTCAAGGAGCGCAAGCACCGCATCGAGGACGCCGTTCGCAACGCGAAGGCGGCCGTCGAGGAGGGCATCGTCGCCGGCGGTGGCGTCGCCCTGCTCCAGGCTTCCTCGGTCTTCGAGAAGCTGGACCTCGACGGTGACGAGGCGACCGGCGCCAACGCCGTGAAGCTCGCGCTGGAGGCCCCGCTCAAGCAGATCTCCGTCAACGGCGGCCTCGAGGGCGGCGTCGTGGTGGAGAAGGTGCGCAACCTGGCCGTCGGCCACGGTCTGAACGCCGCGACCGGCGAGTACGTCGACATGATCGCCGAAGGCATCATCGACCCCGCCAAGGTCACCCGCTCCGCGCTGCAGAACGCCGCCTCCATCGCGGCGCTCTTCCTCACCACCGAGGCCGTCATCGCCGACAAGCCGGAGAAGGCCGCCCCGGCGGGCGCTCCGGGCGGCATGCCGGGCGGTGACATGGACTTCTGA
- a CDS encoding cold-shock protein — MAQGTVKWFNAEKGYGFIAVDGGADVFVHYSAIQMDGYRTLEEGQRVEFEISQGQKGPQADMVRVAG; from the coding sequence ATGGCTCAGGGCACCGTCAAGTGGTTCAACGCGGAGAAGGGGTACGGCTTCATCGCGGTCGACGGTGGTGCGGATGTTTTCGTCCACTACAGCGCGATCCAGATGGACGGCTACCGCACCCTTGAGGAGGGTCAGCGAGTCGAGTTCGAGATCTCGCAGGGCCAGAAGGGGCCGCAGGCGGACATGGTCCGGGTGGCCGGCTGA
- a CDS encoding MoaD/ThiS family protein, which translates to MSVKVRIPTILRTYTGGQAEVPAEGATLSEVIADLEQNHQGIAARVLDDAGKLRRFVNVYVNDDDVRFEQGLETPTPDGAGISIIPAVAGGC; encoded by the coding sequence ATGAGCGTCAAGGTCCGCATCCCCACCATCCTCCGCACGTACACCGGTGGCCAGGCCGAGGTCCCCGCCGAGGGCGCGACCCTCTCCGAGGTGATCGCCGACCTGGAGCAGAACCACCAGGGCATCGCGGCCCGTGTGCTGGACGACGCCGGCAAGCTGCGCCGCTTCGTGAACGTGTACGTCAACGACGACGATGTGCGCTTCGAGCAGGGCCTGGAGACGCCGACCCCGGACGGCGCCGGCATCTCGATCATCCCGGCCGTGGCCGGCGGCTGCTGA
- the thrC gene encoding threonine synthase produces the protein MAVQVTENTPTVALGPAAALSCRECGQRFPLGPIFACQECFGPLEVAYDLPSGDPESLRKQIEAGPNNIWRYAPLLPVPTDVADKPNLNPGFTKLVQADRLAAELGVTGGLYVKDDSGNPTHSFKDRVVAIAVEAARAFGFTTLSCSSTGNLAGAVGAAARRAGFKSCVFIPHDLEAGKVVMAAVYGGDLVGIEGNYDDVNRFCSELIGDPLGEGWGFVNVNLRPYYGEGSKTLAYEICEQLGWKLPDQIVIPIASGSQLTKIDKGLKELIALGLVEDKPYKIFGAQAEGCSPVSTAFKAGHEVVRPQKPDTIAKSLAIGNPADGPYVLDIARRTGGAVEDVNDEQVVDAIKLLARTEGIFAETAGGVTVGVTKKLIEEGLLDPSLTTVVLNTGDGLKTLDAVAPTSGPTATIRPNLDAFRAAGLG, from the coding sequence ATGGCTGTGCAAGTCACCGAAAACACCCCCACCGTCGCTCTGGGCCCCGCCGCAGCCCTGTCCTGCCGCGAGTGCGGACAGCGCTTCCCGCTCGGCCCGATCTTCGCGTGCCAGGAGTGTTTCGGGCCGCTCGAAGTCGCGTACGACCTGCCGAGCGGCGACCCCGAGAGCCTGCGGAAGCAGATCGAGGCCGGTCCGAACAACATCTGGCGCTACGCCCCGCTGCTGCCCGTCCCCACCGACGTGGCCGACAAGCCCAACCTGAACCCCGGCTTCACCAAGCTCGTCCAGGCCGACCGGCTCGCCGCCGAGCTGGGCGTCACCGGCGGGCTGTACGTCAAGGACGACTCGGGCAACCCGACGCACTCCTTCAAGGACCGCGTCGTGGCGATCGCCGTCGAGGCCGCCCGCGCCTTCGGCTTCACCACCCTCTCCTGCTCCTCCACCGGCAACCTCGCCGGTGCGGTCGGCGCCGCGGCGCGCCGCGCGGGCTTCAAGTCCTGCGTCTTCATCCCGCACGACCTGGAGGCCGGCAAGGTCGTCATGGCCGCGGTCTACGGCGGTGACCTGGTCGGCATCGAGGGCAACTACGACGACGTCAACCGCTTCTGCTCGGAGCTCATCGGCGACCCGCTGGGTGAGGGCTGGGGCTTCGTCAACGTCAACCTGCGGCCGTACTACGGCGAGGGTTCCAAGACGCTCGCGTACGAGATCTGCGAGCAGCTGGGCTGGAAGCTCCCGGACCAGATCGTGATCCCGATCGCGTCCGGCTCGCAGCTCACGAAGATCGACAAGGGGCTCAAGGAGCTGATCGCCCTCGGCCTGGTCGAGGACAAGCCGTACAAGATCTTCGGCGCCCAGGCGGAGGGCTGCTCGCCGGTGTCCACGGCCTTCAAGGCCGGACACGAGGTCGTGCGCCCGCAGAAGCCGGACACCATCGCCAAGTCGCTGGCGATCGGCAACCCGGCCGACGGTCCGTACGTGCTCGACATCGCGCGCCGTACGGGCGGTGCCGTGGAGGATGTCAACGACGAGCAGGTCGTCGACGCGATCAAGCTGCTGGCCAGGACGGAAGGGATCTTCGCGGAGACCGCGGGCGGAGTGACCGTCGGCGTGACCAAGAAGCTGATCGAGGAAGGTCTGCTCGACCCGTCCCTGACCACCGTCGTCCTGAACACCGGTGACGGCCTCAAGACACTTGACGCGGTCGCCCCGACCTCCGGGCCCACGGCCACGATCCGTCCGAACCTGGACGCGTTCCGCGCGGCCGGCCTCGGCTGA
- a CDS encoding glucosyl-3-phosphoglycerate synthase — protein MLEEVEGWLSSHSWSAADRPLGQLLEAKRQTGRTVSVVLPALDEEATVGAIVAVIRAELMTEAVPLVDELVVLDSGSTDRTAEVAAAAGARVVSRDSVLPRLPALPGKGEVLWRSLLATTGDIICFIDADLREFSPAFVSGIIGPLLTDPDIQFVKAMYDRPLETGGEGAGAGQGGRVTELVARPLLNLHWPQLAGFVQPLGGEYAARRSLLERLPFPVGYGVELGLLVDALHTVGLDALAQVDVGVRKHRHQDGQALGRMAAAIYRTAQLRLTRGHLVRPRLTQFDRGDEGFVPRTTEVDTEERPPMAEIPEYAARRAA, from the coding sequence GTGCTGGAAGAGGTGGAGGGCTGGCTGAGCAGCCACTCCTGGTCCGCCGCGGACCGCCCGCTGGGGCAGCTGCTGGAGGCGAAGCGCCAGACGGGCCGTACGGTCAGCGTGGTGCTGCCCGCGCTCGACGAGGAGGCCACGGTCGGGGCGATCGTGGCGGTGATCCGTGCCGAGCTGATGACCGAGGCGGTCCCGCTCGTCGATGAGCTGGTGGTGCTGGACTCCGGTTCCACCGACCGCACCGCCGAGGTCGCCGCGGCGGCCGGCGCCCGGGTCGTGTCGCGCGACAGCGTCCTCCCGCGCCTGCCCGCCCTCCCCGGCAAGGGCGAGGTGCTGTGGCGCTCCCTCCTGGCCACCACCGGCGACATCATCTGCTTCATCGACGCCGACCTGCGCGAATTCTCCCCCGCCTTCGTCTCCGGGATCATCGGCCCGCTGCTGACGGATCCGGACATCCAATTCGTGAAGGCGATGTACGACCGCCCGCTGGAGACCGGCGGCGAGGGCGCCGGGGCCGGACAGGGCGGCCGGGTGACGGAGCTTGTCGCCCGCCCCCTCCTCAATCTCCACTGGCCGCAGCTGGCCGGCTTCGTCCAGCCCCTGGGCGGCGAGTACGCGGCCCGCCGCTCCCTCCTGGAACGGCTGCCGTTCCCCGTCGGCTACGGCGTGGAGCTCGGCCTGCTCGTCGACGCCCTGCACACCGTCGGCCTCGACGCCCTCGCCCAGGTGGACGTCGGCGTACGCAAACACCGCCACCAGGACGGCCAGGCCCTGGGCCGGATGGCCGCCGCCATCTACCGCACCGCCCAACTACGCCTGACCCGCGGCCACTTGGTCCGCCCCCGCCTCACCCAGTTCGACCGCGGCGACGAGGGCTTCGTCCCCCGCACGACGGAAGTGGACACCGAGGAGCGCCCCCCAATGGCCGAAATCCCGGAGTACGCGGCGCGACGAGCGGCCTGA